In Trichoderma asperellum chromosome 1, complete sequence, a single window of DNA contains:
- a CDS encoding uncharacterized protein (TransMembrane:1 (n2-13c18/19o48-68i)) — MLLLAVSLFSPFAHLTSLFTFMGGQNKDRDAMHTPHPHPLARPHPSPFIPLLFSSLLSLLAVTPIYFVPLPTAYSMYKHLCVLVCFPLSSNPLFCHFIKMLPRIPSDPPIGRNALPDKHFPRKHFLLLQTGTNAVATRGGAWQGMGL, encoded by the coding sequence ATGCTTCTCCTTGcggtctctcttttctcaccCTTTGCTCACCTCACCTCACTTTTCACCTTCATGGGGGGCCAAAACAAGGACCGCGACGCAATGCATACCCCTCACCCTCACCCTCTCGCTCGCCCTCACCCTTCCCCCTTcatccctcttcttttctcttctcttctctctctcctcgccGTGACCCCCATTTATTTTGTACCACTACCTACTGCCTACTCTATGTACAAGCACTTGTGTGTACTTGTATGTTTCCCTCTCAGCAGCAACCCGCTTTTTTGCCACTTCATCAAAATGCTACCACGAATCCCATCTGACCCGCCCATTGGCCGGAATGCCCTCCCCGATAAGCACTTCCCGCGGAAGCACTTCCTGCTGCTCCAAACGGGCACAAACGCCGTTGCGACCAGGGGGGGGGCATGGCAAGGCATGGGCCTGTAA
- a CDS encoding uncharacterized protein (EggNog:ENOG41), with the protein MGNGTAPDDVGNSDELIPSSPSPGLFYLNQGIDDDRFNFGNQLEGSSLRTSDAEISAALSNYDSLETTAIVDVSYRKNRVTWRAANGETRQIFDLSLDLYANTATNTSIFKLYSYIIRKGSKGRSNKQAVYLFIHPENVRFITCETSRNARRPKSKAHKPQTYYELHFSLAECPNIVVPKDRAFESKDRTRAQLDLIQELASATDFVVHLNSTGINASKLDDLRLLGCMFSPTFTEHRPTTDFRRANLATLYAGNGGEIVGMNRGVVQSIEVDPPPYVGPAPDSCMVSNEYHGSDSEGDYNDDDGDDEEEEEEDNSAFANHVLLLLNDLQAHFNVVERYFDGMERRLDGLERCVQQRRHEITFALAMANRHYNNKNNNSNNGSNSNNNGSNGNSTAQSPYQSTVAQNTTATQRDEMVPQGV; encoded by the exons GTTATTCTACCTCAACCAAGGCATTGACGATGACAGATTCAATTTCGGCAACCAACTTGAAGGCAGCAGCCTTCGGACAAGCGACGCCGAGATATCGGCTGCCCTGAGCAACTACGACAGCCTTGAAACCACGGCGATAGTCGATGTCTCTTACCGAAAGAACAGGGTCACATGGAGGGCTGCAAATGGCGAGACGAGGCAGATTTTCGACCTGTCGCTCGACTTGTACGCCAACACAGCGACCAACACCTCCATCTTCAAGCTGTACAGCTACATTATTCGCAAAGGCAGCAAAGGCCGGAGCAACAAGCAGGCCGTTTACCTGTTCATCCACCCGGAGAACGTCCGCTTCATCACCTGCGAGACGTCTCGCAACGCACGACGGCCAAAGTCAAAAGCCCACAAGCCGCAGACCTACTACGAACTGCACTTTTCCCTGGCGGAATGCCCCAACATCGTTGTGCCCAAGGACCGCGCCTTCGAATCCAAGGACAGGACCAGGGCGCAGCTGGATCTGATTCAAGAGCTGGCCAGCGCGACCGATTTTGTCGTCCACCTCAACAGCACAGGCATCAACGCGTCGAAACTGGACGACCTGAGACTGCTGGGATGCATGTTTTCGCCTACTTTTACCGAGCACCGCCCTACCACGGACTTTAGACGAGCGAACCTGGCGACGCTCTATGCCGGCAACGGAGGCGAGATTGTTGGGATGAACAGGGGAGTTGTGCAGTCGATCGAGGTAGATCCGCCTCCATATGTTGGCCCCGCGCCGGATTCTTGCATGGTATCCA ATGAATACCATGGCTCCGATTCCGAAGGAGACTATAacgacgatgatggcgacgacgaagaagaggaagaggaggacaaCAGCGCCTTTGCGAACCACGTGCTGTTACTTTTGAACGATCTTCAGGCCCATTTCAACGTTGTCGAACGATATTTTGATGGCATGGAGCGGCGCCTTGACGGACTAGAGCGCTGCGTGCAGCAACGGCGGCATGAAATTACTTTTGCGTTGGCAATGGCCAATAGACactacaacaacaagaacaataacagcaacaacggcagcaacagcaacaataaCGGCAGCAACGGCAACAGCACTGCGCAGAGCCCATACCAGAGTACGGTGGCGCAGAATACTACAGCGACGCAACGAGATGAAATGGTACCACAGGGCGTTTAG